Genomic window (Capsicum annuum cultivar UCD-10X-F1 chromosome 10, UCD10Xv1.1, whole genome shotgun sequence):
TGAAAGTGCATGAGTCCTAAGGGGAAAACAAACACATCCCCAGTCTGTATGACTCGTTGGATCAAGCGATTCTCAGGGTTTGAGGTGACGAATCCAACATGTAACGAGCCCTCAATGAGTACGAGCATTTCACTGGCTCGAGGGTGAAAGTGTGGAGGGTTAACTGCGCCCGGTGCATAGTCCACTCGAGCCATTGAAATGCCAAGTGTGTTGAGTCCTGGTACTTGAGCTACACTGACAGGAGTCACAATTACACCAGATTGTGTGGTTCTGTTTTTAGGTTCATCCAAACCACTATAGTGAAAATCATTGGCTTCTGCTAGCATTGGATTCTTGCATATGAAACCATTTAGCATAGCTGATAGATTAAGCATGAAAAGAAATCGTCAGAGACAGATCTAAGACGCGTTCTGTAAGTTCATATAACAACAAtagacccagtgtattcccacaaagtgatgtctggggagggtaaaatgtactcagtccataccaccacctccgaagaagtagaggggttgtttccgatagacccccggctcaggataGAGAATAGTACACAAGGTCGTAGTGAAACATGAAGCAGGATGGATGACTCCAGATTCTGTATTCGCCTTTGGAAACAAAACCTTTATATAAGTTACATGCGGAGATCTTAGTGTCAACGACATGCATGGTTCTTAACAAAGAGTTTAACTTCTATGCACTAATATGGGTTCTGTTAGTTAATATATGGACATGTAAAAAAGATTTAATATGTGTACGTATAACTATATCGGTCATACTCCAGATTCTGTATTCGCCTTTGGAAACAATACCTTTATATCAGTTGCATGCGAAGATCTCAGTGTCAACGACATGCCTCTTATGAAAGAGTTTATCTTCTATGCACTAATACGGGTTCTGCTAGTTCATATGTGTACATATAACTATATCGGTCATACTCCAGATTCTGTATTCGCATTTGGAAACAATAACTTTATATCAGTTGCATGCGGAGATCTCAGTGTCAACGACACGCCTCTTATAAAAGAGTTTATCTTCTATGCACTAATACAGGTTCTGTTAGTTCATATGTGTACATATAACTATATCGGTCATACTCCAGATTCTGTATTCGCATTTGGAAACAATACCTTTATATCAGTTGCATGCGGAGATCTTAGTGTCAACGACATGCCTCTTAACAAAGAGTTTTAACTTACATGCACTAATACGGTTCTGTTAGTTCATATGTGGACATGTAAAAAAGATTTAACATGTGTACGTACATATAACTACATCGCTCATACTCTAGATTCTCTAGGAAACAATACCTTTATATAAGTTGCATGCAAAAATTTTAGTGTCAACGACATGCCTCTTCTATTACGATATGTGGAGGGATCTATCTTTCTATTCGTATATAGTTAAGTAGCGTAACACAAAGCAATTTATCACACCATCAGGTCAAGATAGACTTACAAATAACTTGTTATAACTGGTTAAAATACACTGATACGCTATCAATATTTATAAGTTAAAATTTCAGTGCTTACCTAAATTATCTGGAACACAAAAGTCTTGCAAAGGGCCACATTCAAATGCCAAACAAGAACAGAATAAGTTGAAAATCAAGCAAATTAAGAtgatttttatggccatttttgCAAAGAAAATGTTGCAAAGTAGACaagtttttaagtttttttgaatgatgaattaatGATGTGATGAAATTCTGAGGCTTTTCTTTAAATAGTGTTGCTATGAAATCATGCttcttgaatttatttggttAGTTAGATAAAAGCTTTGCTAGTAATTTATGAATTAGCACAATTTTAGCACACATAATTTCTTGATTAGTTTAGGTGAAAAGCCCCCTTTGGCTGCACCAAGTGGCCAATTAAGTAACAACTAATCGATTATAGATTATTAGAAAGAGTAAGCAAAAATGCTGAAAAATACTCCGtccattcatttttacttgtcactatttcaCTTTTTGAGGTCACCCGTAtgaaatttgatcaattttttaacatgtataatttaatattataaattgaaaaattagaCAGTCGAAAACTATACGAAAAATGCTTTAAGTTGCAAtccttctcatattaatatgataaaaaaatacatattaaaatattaatcaaaattcaTGCAAGTTGACCTCGAAAAGCGAAACAACAACAAATAAGAGTTAACGGAGGTATAGTAAGTATCAAAGCAAATGTTGACTTACAATAATACTATTGCAAGAAGAGAAGTTAAAATCAATGTTGTAAATAATAGAAATTAGGGATACGTTTGGTGTGATGGATAAGGAGAGATAATCGTGGTATAAGTTCTTAGTATTCCTTAATCTCTTGTTAAACTTATCTTAGGATTAATAATTAATATTCGAAAAATCTGATTGTATTCTTACTTTGATGACCTGTAAGCACGGCTCAGAAAAGTTCTTAAATTAAAGACACATAGAATATACGAAAAGTTTTTAATTTATGGTCTTAAATATGTTACGTGGAATGTTAGAATTAACGAGTTgtcaaaaatgaaaagaaattctttttgaaatgaactaaacaaattaaaacaaagaCAATAATTTATATTGTTGGCGAAAATGATCACAGGATTAAGTATTGatggtaaggctgcgtacaacgACCCTTCTCTCGATTTCCTGCATAACAAAAGCTTTACTGTATCAGTGCAAGTGTAAGTTTTTTACACAATATAAATAACTTTTATATAAGTcgcgaaagaaaaaaaaatagcaattcaaTGTTGtcatagtaaaaaatataatacataaaCAATCTCAGCTAATATCGATGCCCTTCAACTTTGAAAACGCACAGATAGTCAATTGTATAAAGTAGAACAAATAAGGAAATACACATTTTATATGGCACAATACACGTAGGACGTCACGTCAGtttaaatgtctatttatacATACCCAAAGTTCAAGGGCTCATTTATCTATTATGCCATACGAGAAGTACCTTCAAAGTCATTTGTAGAAGTATCTAGGTACTTCTTCAAATTACTACTCTTTCTAGGTACTCAATCTGCAATTTTGTCAAATTGTGCAACCGGGTTTTCGGGTCAATAAACTGAAACAAAAACTGAAAAATCCCCAaatcattttcatcaaaaaaTGGGGGATTATCATTTTGTGTACAAAGATGTAGAAGGAGCATCAACACAATGGGATGATATACAAAGAAAGCTTGGAAATCTACcaccaaaacccccaattttCAAACCCGACCCGTTTACACCGGCTGAAGATGAAGGTTCAAAGGCTAAAGATAAAGATTGGATTGATGAGAAAACTCAAGATGAGCTTGATGATTTAGAAGATGATCCTGATGTTAATGATGATCGTTTTCTCCAAGAATATAGGTATTTTTCTTGCTTTAATTTATCGTGGTTGGTAGAGTTACCTGATATCTGGTGCTGGATTTAGTATTTATCGTGGTTGACACAGTTACTTGGTATCTGGTGCTGGGTTTAGTATTTATCGTGGTTGACGGAGTTACCTGGTATTTGTTGCTGGATTTAGTATTTATTGTGGTTGGCAAAGTTACCTGGTATCTGTTGCTGGGTTTAGTATTTATCGTGGTTGATATAGCTAGCTGATATTTGTTGCGGGGTTTAGTATTTATTGTGGTTGATACAGTTACTTGATATCTGTTACTGGATTTAGTATATATCGTAGTTGATACAATTACCTGATATCTTTTGCTGTTGGATTTAGTATTTATCNNNNNNNNNNNNNNNNNNNNNNNNNNNNNNNNNNNNNNNNNNNNNNNNNNNNNNNNNNNNNNNNNNNNNNNNNNNNNNNNNNNNNNNNNNNNNNNNNNNNNNNNNNNNNNNNNNNNNNNNNNNNNNNNNNNNNNNNNNNNNNNNNNNNNNNNNNNNNNNNNNNNNNNNNNNNNNNNNNNNNNNNNNNNNNNNNNNNNNNNNNNNNNNNNNNNNNNNNNNNNNNNNNNNNNNNNNNNNNNNNNNNNNNNNNNNNNNNNNNNNNNNNNNNNNNNNNNNNNNNNNNNNNNNNNNNNNNNNNNNNNNNNNNNNNNNNNNNNNNNNNNNNNNNNNNNNNNNNNNNNNNNNNNNNNNNNNNNNNNNNNNNNNNNNNNNNNNNNNNNNNNNNNNNNNNNNNNNNNNNNNNNNNNNNNNNNNNNNNNNNNNNNNNNNNNNNNNNNNNNNNNNNNNNNNNNNNNNNNNNNNNNNNNNNNNNNNNNNNNNNNNNNNNNNNNNNNNNNNNNNNNNNNNNNNNNNNNNNNNNNNNNNNNNNNNNNNNNNNNNNNNNNNNNNNNNNNNNNNNNNNNNNNNNNNNNNNNNNNNNNNNNNNNNNNNNNNNNNNNNNNNNNNNNNNNNNNNNNNNNNNNNNNNNNNNNNNNNNNNNNNNNNNNNNNNNNNNNNNNNNNNNNNNNNNNNNNNNNNNNNNNNNNNNNNNNNNNNNNNNNNNNNNNNNNNNNNNNNNNNNNNNNNNNNNNNNNNNNNNNNNNNNNNNNNNNNNNNNNNNNNNNNNNNNNNNNNNNNNNNNNNNNNNNNNNNNNNNNNNNNNNNNNNNNNNNNNNNNNNNNNNNNNNNNNNNNNNNNNNNNNNNNNNNNNNNNNNNNNNNNNNNNNNNNNNNNNNNNNNNNNNNNNNNNNNNNNNNNNNNNNNNNNNNNNNNNNNNNNNNNNNNNNNNNNNNNNNNNNNNNNNNNNNNNNNNNNNNNNNNNNNNNNNNNNNNNNNNNNNNNNNNNNNNNNNNNNNNNNNNNNNNNNNNNNNNNNNNNNNNNNNNNNNNNNNNNNNNNNNNNNNNNNNNNNNNNNNNNNNNNNNNNNNNNNNNNNNNNNNNNNNNNNNNNNNNNNNNNNNNNNNNNNNNNNNNNNNNNNNNNNNNNNNNNNNNNNNNNNNNNNNNNNNNNNNNNNNNNNNNNNNNNNNNNNNNNNNNNNNNNNNNNNNNNNNNNNNNNNNNNNNNNNNNNNNNNNNNNNNNNNNNNNNNNNNNNNNNNNNNNNNNNNNNNNNNNNNNNNNNNNNNNNNNNNNNNNNNNNNNNNNNNNNNNNNNNNNNNNNNNNNNNNNNNNNNNNNNNNNNNNNNNNNNNNNNNNNNNNNNNNNNNNNNNNNNNNNNNNNNNNNNNNNNNNNNNNNNNNNNNNNNNNNNNNNNNNNNNNNNNNNNNNNNNNNNNNNNNNNNNNNNNNNNNNNNNNNNNNNNNNNNNNNNNNNNNNNNNNNNNNNNNNNNNNNNNNNNNNNNNNNNNNNNNNNNNNNNNNNNNNNNNNNNNNNNNNNNNNNNNNNNNNNNNNNNNNNNNNNNNNNNNNNNNNNNNNNNNNNNNNNNNNNNNNNNNNNNNNNNNNNNNNNNNNNNNNNNNNNNNNNNNNNNNNNNNNNNNNNNNNNNNNNNNNNNNNNNNNNNNNNNNNNNNNNNNNNNNNNNNNNNNNNNNNNNNNNNNNNNNNNNNNNNNNNNNNNNNNNNNNNNNNNNNNNNNNNNNNNNNNNNNNNNNNNNNNNNNNNNNNNNNNNNNNNNNNNNNNNNNNNNNNNNNNNNNNNNNNNNNNNNNNNNNNNNNNNNNNNNNNNNNNNNNNNNNNNNNNNNNNNNNNNNNNNNNNNNNNNNNNNNNNNNNNNNNNNNNNNNNNNNNNNNNNNNNNNNNNNNNNNNNNNNNNNNNNNNNNNNNNNNNNNNNNNNNNNNNNNNNNNNNNNNNNNNNNNNNNNNNNNNNNNNNNNNNNNNNNNNNNNNNNNNNNNNNNNNNNNNNNNNNNNNNNNNNNNNNNNNNNNNNNNNNNNNNNNNNNNNNNNNNNNNNNNNNNNNNNNNNNNNNNNNNNNNNNNNNNNNNNNNNNNNNNNNNNNNNNNNNNNNNNNNNNNNNNNNNNNNNNNNNNNNNNNNNNNNNNNNNNNNNNNNNNNNNNNNNNNNNNNNNNNNNNNNNNNNNNNNNNNNNNNNNNNNNNNNNNNNNNNNNNNNNNNNNNNNNNNNNNNNNNNNNNNNNNNNNNNNNNNNNNNNNNNNNNNNNNNNNNNNNNNNNNNNNNNNNNNNNNNNNNNNNNNNNNNNNNNNNNNNNNNNNNNNNNNNNNNNNNNNNNNNNNNNNNNNNNNNNNNNNNNNNNNNNNNNNNNNNNNNNNNNNNNNNNNNNNNNNNNNNNNNNNNNNNNNNNNNNNNNNNNNNNNNNNNNNNNNNNNNNNNNNNNNNNNNNNNNNNNNNNNNNNNNNNNNNNNNNNNNNNNNNNNNNNNNNNNNNNNNNNNNNNNNNNNNNNNNNNNNNNNNNNNNNNNNNNNNNNNNNNNNNNNNNNNNNNNNNNNNNNNNNNNNNNNNNNNNNNNNNNNNNNNNNNNNNNNNNNNNNNNNNNNNNNNNNNNNNNNNNNNNNNNNNNNNNNNNNNNNNNNNNNNNNNNNNNNNNNNNNNNNNNNNNNNNNNNNNNNNNNNNNNNNNNNNNNNNNNNNNNNNNNNNNNNNNNNNNNNNNNNNNNNNNNNNNNNNNNNNNNNNNNNNNNNNNNNNNNNNNNNNNNNNNNNNNNNNNNNNNNNNNNNNNNNNNNNNNNNNNNNNNNNNNNNNNNNNNNNNNNNNNNNNNNNNNNNNNNNNNNNNNNNNNNNNNNNNNNNNNNNNNNNNNNNNNNNNNNNNNNNNNNNNNNNNNNNNNNNNNNNNNNNNNNNNNNNNNNNNNNNNNNNNNNNNNNNNNNNNNNNNNNNNNNNNNNNNNNNNNNNNNNNNNNNNNNNNNNNNNNNNNNNNNNNNNNNNNNNNNNNNNNNNNNNNNNNNNNNNNNNNNNNNNNNNNNNNCAAATGAAATCCTTTCTAGCATTCCCAATCTAAAAAGATTGATCGTCCATCATAATGACTTAACTAAAAAGAGTTGGGTCAATCGCCCCATTGACATGTCCAGCTTGACAAAACTCGAAGCATTGAAGTGTGTCAGTAATACCTTTTTGTCTTGGACACCTCCGATCTCCATCAAGGAGTCTTTTTTCCCAGCATCACTTAAGAGGTTGACTTTGGCTGGCTGGTTTGGTTTTCCTTGGGAAGATATTTCAACTCTTGGCAAGTTGCCAAATCTCGAAGAGCTCAAACTTAAAGATCGTGCAGCCATTGGTGATGTATGGAGATTGCGTGATGATGACATATTCGAAAGCCTAAAGTTGTTGTTATTTCGCAAAGTACTTCTTGCGAATTGGGTAGCTAGCAGTGATAACTTCCCAAGTCTAAAACGCCTTGTTCTGAAGAAATGCGACAAACTTAAGAAAATTCCAATAGATTTTGGAGAAATCTGTACTTTGGAGACGATTGAATTATATAATTGCAGCACTTCTGCTGAGGATTCTGCAAGAAAGATTGAACAAGAACAAGAGGACATGGGAAACAATTGCCTTAAAGTCTACATCCATTCATAACACTCAATGTAAGTTTTAGATTTCTCTAAAAACAAATAGTTAATGGACAACATCGCACCTGAACTATCACCTTTCTGCGAGTTTACACTGCAGCTATCAACTGATAGTTGAGGTGTGAAACTCATGAAAAAGTGAAGTTCAGATAAGTTTTTGAGCAtatctcaaaaaaagaaaaaggcttCATTAGTCTCATTATTAATTACTCCGTCTTTGCTACATTTTGTGTCCTTAATTAAGGTAATGACTTCTAGAAAACTAGTAAAATTTTGTATTGAGGAATAAACATGTTTAATGCATGTATGTCTTGCAAATTTTTGATTTAGTATTTTGTAAATAAGTTAGAAATGTAAAACTAATATACTGTATTATTACACTTGTATCTCTAACATTATCTATAGCTCTTTTACTCAATATAACCGGTGATAAATGCATGTTGAGGTGTTCAAAGGGCTTGGTTTCAACTTTCAACTTGTCTGTGAAAGGATACAATCAGGATTCATATATATTACAATCAGGATTCATATGGTACATTGGTATCGTTGTTTTCTTGCTTTAATTTTTCGTGTTTAACAGTGTTGCATGATATCTGTTGCTGGATTTAATAATTATTGTGGTTAACATAGTTGCTTGGTATTTGGTGCTGGATTTAGTATTTGTCATTGTTGACAGAGTTGcttgatatttgttttggatttAGTATTTATCGTGGTTGACAGAGTTACTTGGTATCTGATAATTGGATTTAGTATTTGTCGTGGTTGATACAGTTACATGATATCTGTTGCTAGATTTAGTATTTATCGTGGTTGACAGAGTTACGTGATATCTGTTTCTGGATTTATAATTTATCGTGGTTGATAGAGTTACCTGATATCTATTTGCTGGATTTAGTATTTAGCGTGGTTGATAGAGTTACCTGATATCTGTTTGCTGGATTTGTTATTTATCGTGGTTGACAATGTTTCTCGGTATCAGTTTGCTGGATTTAGTATTTATAGTTGTTTGTTTGGCTATTTACCTGTAGTCTAAGTGTTGTGAATGTGTCTTGTAGTTTCTTACTGGTGGTGTTTTGGGGATGTTTGTGATTTTGGATAGGTAGTTCATAGTATTACTCTATGGGtgtcttgtttcttcttttatctagtggtgtgttaccatatttttgttgtttgtttttatgttctCTGCTTGGTATACTGTTATTTGTCATGAGTCGagggtctatgggaaacaacctctctacttcatttgaggtagtggtatgcaCTGCGTATACTTTACCTTCCCTAGACCATACTAGGTGTGTTGTTTTTGTAGTATTTATCTTGGTTGACAGATTTACCTGATATTTGTCGCTAGATTTACTATTTATCGTGGTTGACAGAGTTACCTGATATATGTTGATGGATTTAGTATTTCGTTATTGACAGAGTTACCTGATATCTGTTgttggatttagtcgaggtgcgtgaAAGCTGACCTGGATACCACGGTTATCGAAAACAGATGTATTGTTTAGTTTTAGATGAAAAGGGTAATGAGTAATGATGATTTGGACTCTAACTGAAACGGGTTTGGAACAGATTGGATGTTCGGGGTGTATCTGATTGAGTACACCTTGATTAATTCTGAGTTAGCTTGCGTGCACCTAGACAAATTTGTTGACGGTTATTGAAAAAagatatactccctccgtccatcAATAGTTGTCcactattgacttgacacacaggttaagaaacaataaatgataggggtaattttaccatatcatcCTTTGAACATAATTAGTTCAGTTCTTTGAAAAATGTATTGGGTAATGCCGTAATGGTTGTAATTAATAACTAAGGGTAAAATTGGTAGAAATGGATAGACTATCCATTGGTTTTCCAAACTAGACAAGTAAAGATGGATGAAAGGAATACTGTTTAGTTTTAGATTAAAAGGGTAATGAGTTTTGATGATTTGGATCCTAAATTGAAATGGGTTTGCATCGGATTGAACGTAGAAAACTTGTATAGCTAAGTCGAGGTTTattaggtagaaggttagtagggaGGAGTGTGTCAATGCTAGTAGTAGGAGTGTTTTGTCTTGTTGTTCGTACTAGTAGTCGTAGTGCTAGATGTGTAGTTTCAAGTCGTGAAAGCAGCCTCTTACAGAAATGAAAGGTAAACCTGCATACAATAAACAATAAACCCTTGTTGTTCGGCCTTTTCCTAGATCACGcacatagcaggagctttagtgcaccgagtgCCCCTTTTTTTAACTAGAAAAAATGGAGTATTTAGTTATAGATAAAAAGGGTAATTAGTATTGATGATTTGGATCCTAAGTTGAAATGGGTTTGCGGTGGATTGGATGTAGACAATTTGTATAGTGAATCGAGTTGTATTTGATGGATTTTGCTACTATTTGTTTTTGATAACCGTGATGTTCGGGTTAGCTTGCATGTACTTTGATTAAATTCCACGGATATGTGTCAGCTCCCACTAACAATAGGTACCAAGTACCATACTAGGTGACTCTGTCCACTAAGGCTAGCATACAAATTTTCTTCTTGCTTCAATTTGCTTTAATTTACTTTGGGTTAGCTTGCAGGTACCTCGACTAAATTCCATGAATGTGTTAACTCCCACTAGCAATAGGTACAAGGTACCATATAAGGTGATTCGGTCCATTAAGGCTAGAATACaagttttcttctttcttcaattttcttttttacttggAAAAATGGAGTATTTAGTCTTTGAATGAAAGGGgtattgaatattgatgatttagaTCCTAAACAAAATGTGTTTGCAGCGATTGAATGTAGACAATTTGACATTTGTATAACTGAATTGATGtgtattaggatagaaggttagtaggaAGAGTGCGTATATGCTAGTAGGTGGAATGATTTATCTTTTTGTCTGAACTAGTAGTCGTAGTGCTAGGCGTGTAGTTTCTTGTCCTTGGAATTTTGGTGACACATGTTTCAGGTAGATCAATTGTAGCATTATTTTGCGGCAGTCTTGATACTAATTATTTCTTGTTCTTCTATTAGGTCTTTTTTCTAGACTGTTTTTGTCTTGATCgggggggtctatcggaaaccacctctctacctcacctctaAGACAGAGGGACTGTGTACACTCTGCCCTCCCAGACCcgctttgtgggaatacactaggtatgttgttgtaatcGAGGTATATTTGATGGGATTAGCTGTTTTTTCTTATAACCGTGATGTTCGGGTCAGCTCACATGCGCCTCGACTAATTCCAGGGGATACGTATCACCTCTCACCAGCAATAGGTATCAGGTGAATCTGCCTATCAAGATTAGAATAGATGAGAAAAAATCACCTCGTATTTTGTCTCTGTTGGGATTTGAAGTTGAGGTCTCATGGTGCCCAACCCACTTGACCGCTAttccacacccttgggtgcaggTAGACAAGTCATATAGCTGAATCGAGGTGTATTTGATGGAATTAGCTATTTTTAGTAAATGCTTGTTTGAGAGAGACAAATCAAGTAAAAATCCTTCTTTTATTAAGTTTTTAGTATTCAAATTGTTCTTCTAGTTTTTAGTATTCAAATTGTTCCTCATA
Coding sequences:
- the LOC107845179 gene encoding putative germin-like protein 2-1 → MAIKIILICLIFNLFCSCLAFECGPLQDFCVPDNLAMLNGFICKNPMLAEANDFHYSGLDEPKNRTTQSGVIVTPVSVAQVPGLNTLGISMARVDYAPGAVNPPHFHPRASEMLVLIEGSLHVGFVTSNPENRLIQRVIQTGDVFVFPLGLMHFQRNVGNGNAVALLALNSQSPGITTIRDAEQNLPEELIPRHYT